In Takifugu flavidus isolate HTHZ2018 chromosome 5, ASM371156v2, whole genome shotgun sequence, the following proteins share a genomic window:
- the gcn1 gene encoding eIF-2-alpha kinase activator GCN1 isoform X1 encodes MAADTQVSDTLKKFSVKVTTASVKERKEIFAELRQCIKGRELPEPAIRGLCKLFCLTPHRYRDAASRREPLSVIGQLAETQPEILVTSLLHCLLNCGVISKSGVPGKSSGSAAFVGLSWTCLLTSRVFSAPEKREGTLWKKMVEVQSLLAAEVLGGAKTKAQKSILKNFNHLWKQNPGLVDQYISTLLSLDQSPTTLIMLGMCLDFCTVQKDKATIEKHKSFLMDLYLKSVLMSKTKPQQHVLDKSGCLLRHVSHSEFKELLLPTLQKTMLRSPENAMQTVSYLLSAVTLDLSQYAMDIGKAIAGQLKANNAQLMEEAVQAMQNLVQQCSDPSAVKDVVSHLFKILAGSEGKLTVVAQKMSVLSGIASCSHHAVSGTSSQSLSSAVTVMFIPFLQQEVHEGTLVHAVFVLSQWSNRLTVEVPTALLDWFKKAFTLKTSTSLVRHAYFQAMLGAFKGDTLAQASDFTPLFLQTLEKAVAQNSQHALLAEGVAASVLLSRLAMLETQTESKFSSFWNLILDEKKPLFTTEKFLSQANDETLLTVLMLCERLFLDHAHRFNSNKANRMYHYATVAILLSRSWRVRKKAQQTVRKLLSSLGGSSFAYGLLGELRVVVNKHKVLPQEALLSDSGELTDLGRSYIPPRVLLEALYVICSTASQWGDPTEAENLAMEILIITHHPSIVVARRGLWTVLLHSMNLKAEEFIEKNLEAILPHLLEVNADNQAVKNAVGALSGLSPNKLLPHIISHIIKGLSQPALVQVTNQEYAIMLTPEGQLYDKSVIQSAQKESTNKANMKRENKAYSYKEQIIEMELQEELKKKKGIKEELQLTSKQKEMMQAQLEKEAVIRKKLQGLVVEVLSAVGLLEAILIENPPQLSKELPAVLQVLMPLLHSPLASPHIKQVFLDIGLYLMPRHLHHLAVLVGHVTLRLLKPACDLDEAWEQEDLDAAALRTILLLHNHTVPQREIKTSDIAPLSAPAFSFCFPLLNAKLRESSGSTEEMENMMIRALQIVMEHCKLRASTDALDFNIDENGPELLPRVNMFLLLKSVISTATPRLQVLASQCLTALCASAGGGDGCTVAEQPEIDVLLDALLSACFSVRDAALRGLLEMEFALPTDSTEASGLSLLRRLWVARFDVEEEAQGLAEKLWESLGLELVPELCSLLIGDVTHHEEAIRSASAEALSTAVSSYTDQSASVLSQLTQLYHQKLYRPPPVLDALGRVVSEAPPDQWEARCGIALALNKLSQYLEESQVTPLFLFFVPDALNDRHAEVRRCMLDAALSALNTHGKDNVSSLLPVFEEFLKNAPQDASYDSVRQSVVILMGSLAKHLDKNDPKVKPIVAKLITALSTPSQQVQESVASCLPPLVPAIKEDAAGIVKNLLQLLLESDKYAERKGAAYGLAGLVKGLGILSLKQQEIMTTLTDAIQDKKNFRRREGALFAFEMLCNMLGKLFEPYVVHVLPHLLLCFGDGNPYVREAADDCAKAVMRNLSAHGVKLVLPSLLVALEEESWRTKAGSVELLGAMAFCAPKQLSSCLPSIVPKLTEVLTDSHVKVQNAGQQALRQIGSVIRNPEILAITPILLDALTEPSRKTQTCLQTLLDTKFVHFIDAPSLALIMPIVQRAFQDRSTDTRKMAAQIIGNMYSLTDQKDLSPYLPSVIPGLKASLLDPVPEVRTVSAKALGAMVKGMGETCFDDLLPWLMETLASEQSSVDRSGAAQGLAEVMAGLGVEKLDKLMPDVVQTASKVDIASHVRDGYIMMFIYLPLTFGDKFTPYVGPIIPCILKALADENEYVRDTALRAGQRIISMYAETAIALLLPELEQGLFDDLWRIRFSSVQLLGDLLFHISGVTGKMTTETASEDDNFGTAASNKAIIGALGAERRNRVLSGLYMGRSDTQLVVRQASLHVWKIVVSNTPRTLREILPTLFTLLLGFLASTCPDKRTIAARTLGDLVRKLGEKILPEIIPILEDGLRSDKSDERQGVCIGLSEIMKSTSKDAVLVFSESLLPTVRKALCDPLEEVREAAAKTFEQLHATIGHQALDDILPNLLKQLDDKETAEFALDGLKQVMAVKSRSVLPYLVPKLTAPPVSTSVLAFLSAVAGDALTRHLGVILPALLSSLKEKLGTEDEAQELCSCQTVILSVEDEVGQRIIIEDLLEATRGADPGLRQAAVTILNAYFARTRLDYSIHTRSLLSGLIRLLNDSNPDVLSQSWDTISSITKKLDASSQLALIDDLHRDIRSAAADVKGQHLPGFCLPKKGVTCILPVLREGVLTGSPEQKEEAAKALGAVIKLTSPEALRPSVINITGPLIRILGDRFTWMVKTALLETLTLLLAKVGIALKPFLPQLQTTFLKALQDSSRAVRLRAAEALGQLVSIHTKVDPLFSEQLSAIRNAEDSGVRETMLQALRFVIQGAGSKVDPAIRKNITTTLLSMLGHDEDATRMASAGCIGELCAFQSEEELKNVLLQHLLADVSGVDWMVRHGRSMALAIALKSAPEKLCGKEYCDSVTETVLVNATADRIPIATSGIRAMGYLMRHHLRAQELSVNQRIITQFVKCLQNQSSDIRLVAERVLWWVWSDPQTPPLEVGLVKPLIKSLLDNTKDKNTSVRAQSEHTIVNLLKLRQGEEIMQSVIAILDSTSIELLSECHRRSLKKIASLPDSNEVIDDTILT; translated from the exons AAAAATTTCAATCACCTTTGGAAGCAA aATCCTGGACTGGTGGATCAGTACATCAGCACGCTGTTGAGTCTGGACCAGAGCCCAACCACTCTGATCATGTTAGGGATGTGTTTAGACTTCTGCACTGTTCAGAAAGACAAAGCTACAATCGAAAAACACAAA AGTTTCCTAATGGACCTGTACCTGAAGTCGGTCCTTATGAGCAAAACAAAACCTCAGCAGCATGTTTTGGACAAAAGTGGCTGCCTGTTACGTCACGTGTCGCACTCAGAGTTCAAGGAGTTGCTGCTCCCTACCCTGCAGAAGACAATGCTCCGCAGTCCTGAGAATGCGATGCAGA CTGTTTCCTACTTGCTGTCTGCTGTAACTCTTGACCTCAGCCAGTATGCAATGGATATCGGAAAGGCAATCGCAG GTCAACTGAAAGCTAATAATGCACAGCTAATGGAGGAAGCAGTCCAGGCCATGCAGAACCTTGTGCAGCAGTGCAGTGACCCATCAGCTGTGAAAGATGTCGTCTCCCACCTGTTCAAAATCCTTGCAG GCTCTGAGGGGAAGCTTACTGTTGTTGCACAAAAGATGAGCGTACTATCAG GAATTGCCAGTTGCAGTCACCATGCTGTCTCAGGAACCTCGAGTCAAAGTCTCAGCTCTGCAGTCACAGTGATGTTCATCCCTTTTTTACAACAGGAAG TCCATGAGGGTACTTTGGTGCACGCAGTGTTTGTGCTCTCTCAGTGGAGTAATCGTCTCACAGTGGAAGTTCCTACGGCTCTGCTCGATtggtttaaaaaagcttttACCCTGAAGACGTCCACTTCGCTTGTTCGACATGCCTACTTTCAGGCAATGCTGGGGGCCTTCAAAG GTGACACACTGGCCCAGGCCTCAGACTTCACACCTTTGTTCCTTCAAACTCTGGAAAAAGCTGTGGCACAAAATTCTCAGCATGCTTTGCTCGCTGAAGGGGTGGCAGCTTCCGTTCTCCTGAGTCGACTGGCGATGTTGGAGACCCAGACAG AATCAAAGTTCTCCAGCTTTTGGAACCTGATATTAGATGAGAAAAAGCCTCTATTCACCACTGAGAAGTTCCTTTCCCAGGCAAATGATGAAA CTCTCCTCACAGTTTTGATGCTGTGTGAAAGGCTCTTCTTGGACCATGCTCACCGCTTTAACAGCAACAAGGCCAA CAGGATGTATCACTATGCCACAGTGGCGATTCTTCTGTCTCGGAGCTGGCGTGTGAGAAAGAAGGCGCAACAGACAGTCAGAAAACTGTTGTCCTCACTGGGTGGTTCCAGTTTTGCCTATGGCCTTCTGGGAGAACTCCGTGTGGTTGTCAACAAACACAAA GTTTTGCCTCAAGAAGCTCTGCTGTCAGACTCGGGGGAGTTGACCGATCTGGGCCGCAGCTACATCCCCCCTCGTGTCCTGCTGGAGGCTCTATATGTTATCTGCTCCACCGCCAGCCAATGGGGTGATCCTACTGAAGCGGAGAATTTGGCCATGGAGATCCTCATCATCACTCATCACCCATCTATTG TTGTAGCTCGCCGTGGTCTCTGGACCGTTCTCCTCCACTCCATGAACTTAAAAGCTGAGGAATTCATAGAGAAGAATCTGGAGGCCATCCTGCCACATCTGCTGGAGGTCAATGCTGACAACCAG GCGGTGAAAAATGCAGTCGGGGCCCTTTCCGGCCTCTCTCCAAACAAGCTGCTACCACACATAATCAGTCATATTATCAAAGGCCTTTCCCAACCAGCTCTTGTCCAGGTCACCAATCAGGAGTATGCCATCATGCTAACACCTGAAGGACAGCTGTATGACAAAAGTGTTATCCAGAG TGCTCAGAAGGAAAGCACCAATAAAGCCAACATGAAGAGAGAGAATAAGGCCTACTCCTACAAGGAGCAGATTATTGAAATGGAGTTACAGGAG gagctgaagaagaaaaaaggcatcaaagaggagctgcagctaaCAAGCAAACAGAAGGAAATGATGCAAGCCCAGCTGGAAAAGGAGGCTGTCATTCGCAAGAAGCTTCAGGGG ctggttGTGGAGGTGCTGAGCGCGGTGGGCCTGCTGGAAGCCATTCTGATTGAAAATCCACCACAGCTCTCCAAGGAGCTTCCTGCTGTCCTCCAAGTCCTAATGCCCCTCCTCCATTCCCCTCTGGCCTCTCCACACATCAAACAGGTCTTCTTAGACATTGGCTTGTACCTCATGCCCAGACACCTTCATCATTTAG ctgtgcTTGTTGGGCATGTGACATTGCGGTTGCTGAAACCTGCATGCGATCTCGATGAAGCCTGGGAGCAGGAGGACCTGGACGCAGCTGCGCTACGGACCATTCTACTCCTGCACAACCACACTGTTCCCCAGAGAGAGATCAAAACGAGCG ACATTGCTCCACTTTCTGCCCCTGCTTTCTCCTTCTGTTTCCCTCTCCTCAATGCCAAACTCCGAGAGTCATCGGGCAGCACTGAGGAGATGGAAAACATGATGATCAGGGCTTTGCAAATCGTCATGGAACACTGCAAGCTTCGCGCCAGCACGGACGCTCTCGACTTTAATATAGATGAG AATGGACCAGAGCTGCTCCCACGTGTCAACATGTTTTTGCTTCTAAAAAGTGTTATTTCTACAGCAACCCCTCGACTTCAG GTTTTGGCATCGCAGTGCCTGACAGCATTGTGTGCCAGTGCTGGGGGAGGAGATGGCTGTACTGTGGCAGAGCAGCCAGAGATCGACGTCCTACTTGATGCCCTGCTTTCAGCTTGCTTTTCTGTTCGAGATGCTGCCCTGAGG GGATTGTTGGAGATGGAGTTTGCCTTGCccacagacagcacagaggctaGTGGGCTTAGCTTGTTGCGCAGGCTTTGGGTTGCCAGGTTTGATGTTGAGGAAGAGGCTCAAGGATTGGCAGAAAA ATTGTGGGAGTCTCTGGGTTTAGAGCTGGTCCCTGAGCTTTGTTCCCTGCTGATTGGAGACGTCACCCACCATGAGGAGGCCATCCGATCTGCCAGTGCAGAAGCTCTGTCAACTGCTGTGTCCAGTTACACAGACCAGTCTGCCAGTGTTCTCAGCCAGCTCACTCAGCTCTACCACCAGAAACTCTAT agaCCACCTCCTGTGCTTGATGCCCTGGGCAGAGTAGTATCTGAAGCCCCACCTGACCAGTGGGAGGCCAG ATGTGGCATTGCTTTGGCTTTGAATAAGCTGTCCCAGTACTTGGAAGAGTCACAGGTCACCCCgctctttctgttttttgtccCCGATGCTCTGAATGACCGCCACGCCGAGGTGCGACGCTGTATGCTCGATGCTGCCCTCTCTGCATTAAACACGCATGGAAAG GACAATGTGAGCTCACTGCTGCCAGTCTTTGAAGAGTTTCTTAAAAACGCTCCTCAGGATGCCAGCTATGATTCTGTACGTCAGAGCGTGGTGATTCTCATGGGCTCTTTGGCTAAACATTTGGATAAAAATGACCCTAAGGTTAAACCCATTGTGGCCAAGCTTATTACTGCACTCTCAACACCTTCACAGCAA GTTCAGGAGTCTGTAGCCAGCTGTTTGCCTCCACTAGTGCCTGCAATTAAAGAAGATGCTGCGGGGATTGTgaaaaacctgctgcagctgctgctggagagtgACAAGTATGCAGAAAGGAAAGGAGCAGCGTATGGTTTAGCTGGTCTGGTCAAAGGTCTTGGCATCTTGTCACTTAAACAACAGGAAATCATGACCACACTGACTGATGCCATTCAAGACAAGAAGAACTTCAGGAGAAGGGAAG GAGCGCTGTTTGCATTTGAGATGCTGTGCAACATGTTGGGGAAGCTTTTCGAGCCATACGTTGTCCACGTGTTGCCACACCTCCTGCTCTGCTTTGGGGATGGAAACCCCTATGTGAGAGAG GCTGCAGATGACTGTGCTAAGGCTGTGATGCGGAACTTGAGTGCCCACGGTGTGAAGCTGGTTCTTCCTTCGTTGTTGGTGGCCCTGGAAGAAGAGTCTTGGAGAACTAAAGCAG GCTcagtggagctgctgggtgCAATGGCTTTCTGCGCTCCCAAGCAATTGTCCTCCTGCCTGCCCAGCATTGTACCCAAGTTAACAGAGGTGCTGACTGACTCCCACGTGAAAGTACAGAATGCTGGACAACAAGCCCTCCGACAGATTGGCTCTGTTATCCGCAATCCAGAAATCCTGG CAATCACACCCATCCTCCTTGATGCTCTCACGGAGCCATCCAGGAAAACACAGACATGCCTTCAAACACTGCTAGACACCAAATTTGTCCACTTTATTGACGCCCCCTCCTTGGCCCTCATCATGCCCATTGTGCAGAGAGCTTTCCAGGATCGATCTACTGACACTCGTAAGATGGCTGCTCAGATCATCGGTAACATGTACTCCCTCACTGACCAGAAG GATTTGTCCCCGTACCTGCCCAGTGTTATTCCCGGACTAAAGGCTTCACTGTTGGACCCCGTGCCTGAG GTCCGTACAGTGTCAGCCAAAGCACTGGGTGCCATGGTGAAAGGAATGGGTGAGACCTGCTTTGATGACCTGTTACCCTGGCTCATGGAGACACTCGCCTCTGAACAGAGCTCTGTGGATCGCTCTGGAGCTGCTCAAG GTCTGGCTGAGGTAATGGCTGGACTGGGAGTGGAGAAGCTTGACAAGCTGATGCCAGATGTGGTGCAAACAGCCAGCAAGGTGGATATCGCATCCCATGTGAGAGATGGGTACATAATGATGTTCATCTACCTTCCTCTCACCTTTGGAGACAAGTTTACTCCCTATGTCGGGCCCATTATCCCCTGCATTCTTAAG GCTCTTGCAGATGAAAATGAGTACGTGAGAGACACAGCGCTGCGTGCCGGCCAGCGTATCATCAGCATGTATGCAGAGACAGCAATTGCACTGCTGCTTCCTGAGCTGGAACAGGGCCTGTTTGACGACCTGTGGAGAATCAG GTTCAGTTCTGTGCAACTGCTTGGAGATCTGCTGTTCCATATCTCTGGAGTGACTGGAAAGATGACTACAGAGACGGCGTCAGAAGATGATAACTTTGGAACTGCAGCATCAAATAAA GCTATCATTGGAGCTCTGGGTGCTGAACGCCGTAATCGTGTCCTCTCTGGCCTCTATATGGGCCGTTCAGACACTCAGCTGGTAGTTCGACAAGCTTCCCTCCACGTGTGGAAGATCGTAGTTTCCAACACCCCCAGAACTCTTCGTGAGATCCTCCCAACGCTCTTCACTCTGCTGCTGGGCTTTTTGGCTTCCACCTGTCCTGATAAGAGAACG ATTGCGGCTCGTACTCTTGGAGATCTGGTGAGAAAACTGGGAGAAAAGATTCTCCCAGAAATTATTCCCATCTTGGAGGATGGACTGCGCTCTGACAAGAGTGACGAGAGGCAGGGAGTCTGCATCGGGCTCAGCGAGATCATGAAATCCACCAGCAAAGATGCA GTGCTGGTCTTCTCAGAGTCCCTACTCCCCACAGTAAGAAAGGCTCTGTGTGACcctctggaggaggtgagagaggcTGCAGCCAAAACCTTCGAGCAGCTTCACGCAACCATCGGTCATCAGGCCCTGGATGACATCCTGCCCAATCTGCTCAAACAGCTG GATGACAAGGAGACAGCTGAGTTTGCCTTGGACGGCCTGAAGCAGGTCATGGCTGTAAAGAGTCGCTCTGTGCTGCCTTATCTGGTTCCAAAG CTCACCGCTCCTCCCGTCAGCACGAGCGTGCTGgccttcctgtctgctgtgGCTGGAGATGCACTGACGCGCCACCTCGGGGTCATCCtgcctgctctgctctcctccctgaAAGAGAAACTAGGAACAGAGGATGAAGCTCAA GAACTGTGCAGCTGTCAAACAGTGATCCTCTCCGTCGAGGACGAAGTGGGCCAGAGGATCATCATTGAGGACCTGCTGGAGGCCACGCGCGGTGCCGATCCCGGGCTCAGACAGGCTGCAGTCACAATCCTTAATGCCTACTTTGCTCGCACGCGCCTGGACTACAGCATCCACACTCGCAGCCTGCTGTCAGGCCTCATCCGCCTCCTCAATGACTCAAATCCTGATGTCCTGTCTCAGAGCTGGGACACCATCAGCTCCATTACCAAG AAACTTGATGCGAGCAGCCAGCTAGCTCTGATTGACGACCTTCATCGGGACATTCGATCTGCAGCCGCCGATGTCAAGGGTCAGCACCTGCCTGGTTTCTGTCTGCCCAAAAAG GGTGTGACCTGTATTCTTCCAGTTTTGAGAGAGGGGGTCCTCACCGGCAGCCctgagcagaaggaggaggctgCTAAAGCCCTGGGAGCGGTCATCAAACTGACCTCCCCTGAGGCGCTACGGCCGTCTGTGATCAACATCACTGGGCCTCTCATTCGAATCCTGGGAGACCGTTTTACGTGGATGGTGAAAACCGCCCTGCTTGAGACTCTTACACTGCTGCTGGCAAAG gtgggtATCGCTCTGAAGCCCTTCCTGCCTCAGCTGCAAACCACCTTCTTGAAAGCTCTGCAGGATTCCAGCCGTGCGGTGAGGCTGAGGGCTGCAGAGGCTCTGGGCCAGTTGGTTTCCATCCACACCAAGGTGGACCCTCTCTTCAGCGAGCAGCTGTCTGCCATCCGAAATGCAGAGGATTCAGGAGTCAG GGAAACTATGCTCCAAGCCTTAAGGTTTGTCATCCAGGGGGCCGGGTCAAAGGTGGACCCAGCCATCCGCAAGAACATCACTACTACATTACTCAGCATGCTGGGACATGACGAG GATGCAACGCGTATGGCTTCAGCAGGCTGCATCGGTGAGCTGTGTGCCTTCCAGTCAGAAGAGGAGTTGAAGAATGTGCTACTTCAACACCTCTTGG CGGACGTGTCAGGTGTTGACTGGATGGTTCGTCATGGTCGTAGCATGGCCCTGGCGATAGCTCTCAAGTCTGCTCCTGAGAAGCTGTGTGGGAAGGAATACTGCGATTCTGTGACCGAAACCGTTTTGGTTAACGCTACCGCTGACAGG ATTCCCATTGCCACCAGTGGGATCAGAGCGATGGGATACCTGATGAGGCATCATCTCAGGGCTCAAGAGCTCAGCGTGAACCAGCGCATCATCACGCAGTTTGTCAAG TGTCTTCAGAACCAGTCCAGCGACATCAGACTGGTAGCGGAGCGGGTACTGTGGTGGGTGTGGAGTGACCCACAGACCCCCCCTCTGGAGGTGGGCCTGGTGAAGCCCCTGATAAAGAGTTTGCTGGACAACACCAAAGACAAGAACACCAGCGTCCGCGCTCAGAGCGAACACACCATCGTCAACCTGCTCAAGCTCCGCCAGGGAGAAGAAATCATGCAG AGCGTTATTGCCATTCTGGACTCCACCAGTATTGAGCTGCTATCAGAATGTCACCGCCGCTCCCTGAAGAAAATCGCCAGCCTGCCGGACTCCAATGAAGTGATTGATGACACCATCCTAACATGA